Proteins co-encoded in one Methylomonas albis genomic window:
- the sixA gene encoding phosphohistidine phosphatase SixA: MLITFLRHATAEDSSMSIPDADRGLIDKGEKQVKRVAAFCLANELMPGLIYCSPLLRAQQTARILNQRLPGSPAPQTVDWLGIDTSAQTIVTELAKLAEQSMNDVWLVGHEPDFSVTIAHLLGTVPDNIIIKKASLTRLDADIADQTSAKLLWSIPCALMR; this comes from the coding sequence ATGCTTATCACCTTCCTCAGACACGCTACCGCCGAAGATAGCAGCATGTCCATACCCGATGCGGATAGAGGCTTAATCGATAAAGGCGAAAAACAGGTGAAACGCGTGGCGGCATTTTGTTTAGCCAACGAATTGATGCCAGGATTAATTTATTGCAGTCCATTGTTACGCGCCCAACAGACCGCAAGAATCCTCAACCAGCGCCTGCCTGGCAGCCCTGCTCCACAAACCGTTGACTGGCTGGGTATCGATACTTCTGCACAAACCATCGTCACAGAACTTGCCAAACTGGCTGAACAAAGCATGAACGACGTTTGGTTGGTTGGGCACGAACCGGATTTCTCCGTTACCATTGCCCACTTACTCGGCACCGTTCCCGACAATATTATTATCAAAAAAGCTTCGCTAACCCGCCTGGATGCTGATATTGCGGATCAAACCTCGGCTAAATTGCTGTGGAGCATCCCTTGCGCATTGATGCGCTAA
- the ahbB gene encoding siroheme decarboxylase subunit beta, translated as MPIDEIDRKIIHATQAGLPLVSEPYQAVAEQLGLSAQAVMLSMAEMQQTGVIRRIAAVPNHYKLGYRFNGMTVWDVDDNQVDALGRQVASLNFVSHCYQRPRHLPDWPYSLFAMVHGKTEQDADQQVAIIADLLGEHARSHEVLYSTKILKKTGLRIGG; from the coding sequence ATGCCAATCGATGAGATAGACAGAAAAATTATCCACGCTACCCAGGCCGGCTTGCCCTTGGTTAGCGAGCCGTATCAAGCCGTCGCCGAGCAACTGGGCTTGTCCGCTCAAGCAGTCATGTTGAGCATGGCCGAGATGCAACAGACCGGCGTCATTCGCCGCATTGCCGCTGTGCCCAATCATTACAAATTGGGTTATCGCTTTAATGGCATGACGGTGTGGGATGTCGACGACAATCAAGTAGACGCGCTTGGTCGTCAGGTTGCGAGCCTGAACTTCGTCAGTCATTGTTATCAGCGCCCCCGGCATCTGCCGGATTGGCCTTACAGCCTGTTCGCCATGGTGCACGGCAAAACCGAGCAGGACGCCGATCAGCAGGTGGCGATTATCGCCGACTTATTGGGCGAGCATGCGCGTAGCCATGAGGTGTTGTACAGCACTAAAATTCTGAAAAAAACCGGTTTGCGCATCGGAGGCTAG
- the erpA gene encoding iron-sulfur cluster insertion protein ErpA, translating to MSDPIVFTDSAAQKVAGLIQEEGNDNLKLRVYISGGGCSGFQYGFTFDEDVNEDDTQIVKDGVTVLIDSMSIQYLSGAEIDYKEDLSGAQFVIRNPNATTTCGCGSSFSA from the coding sequence ATGTCCGATCCTATTGTTTTTACCGACAGTGCCGCGCAAAAAGTAGCGGGTTTGATTCAGGAAGAGGGTAACGATAATCTTAAGCTGAGAGTGTATATCAGTGGTGGTGGTTGTTCCGGCTTTCAATACGGCTTTACCTTTGACGAAGATGTAAACGAAGACGATACGCAAATTGTCAAAGACGGCGTAACAGTGTTGATAGATTCGATGAGTATTCAGTACCTTAGCGGTGCCGAAATCGACTACAAGGAAGACTTGTCTGGCGCGCAATTCGTAATTCGCAATCCTAATGCGACGACGACTTGCGGTTGCGGCTCGTCTTTCTCAGCTTAA
- the nirJ gene encoding heme d1 biosynthesis radical SAM protein NirJ, which produces MFRLSQYMRELLHPTPLTIPRKPVGPVVIWNLIRRCNLTCKHCYTTSADIDFPGELSTPEIYTVMDDLKAFKVPVLILSGGEPLLHPDIFAISQRARDMGFYVALSSNGTLINQTNIEQIAAIDYQYIGISLDGLREAHDTFRQKQGSFDASLAGIRLCRDHGIKAGVRFTLTQDNAHDFGNLLKLMDDEDIDKFYLSHLNYGGRGNKNRKDDAEFQLTRQVMDSLFAKSLSWEQQGVRREVVTGNNDADAVYFLHWVKRHFPEQAAHIQAKLQQWGGNASGVNVANIDNLGNVHPDTFWWHYGLGNVRKRPFSEIWPDISDPLMAGLKASPRPLQGRCGDCDYQSICNGNTRVRAQQMTGDFWAEDPGCYLLDEEIFA; this is translated from the coding sequence ATGTTCAGACTGAGCCAATACATGCGCGAACTGCTGCATCCCACCCCACTGACAATACCACGCAAACCCGTCGGACCGGTGGTGATCTGGAATTTGATCCGCCGCTGTAATCTGACCTGCAAACATTGTTACACCACGTCGGCCGACATCGATTTCCCTGGAGAATTGAGCACGCCGGAGATTTACACGGTGATGGACGACCTGAAAGCCTTCAAAGTACCCGTGTTGATCCTGTCGGGCGGCGAGCCGCTGTTGCATCCGGATATTTTCGCTATCTCGCAGCGCGCCCGCGACATGGGCTTTTATGTGGCCTTGTCTAGCAACGGTACCTTGATCAACCAAACCAATATCGAGCAGATCGCCGCCATCGACTATCAGTATATTGGCATCAGTCTGGACGGACTCCGCGAGGCTCACGACACATTTCGGCAAAAACAAGGTTCGTTCGACGCCTCACTGGCCGGTATTAGATTGTGCCGCGACCACGGTATCAAAGCTGGCGTAAGGTTTACCTTGACGCAGGACAATGCCCACGATTTCGGTAATTTGTTGAAATTGATGGACGACGAGGACATCGACAAATTCTATCTGTCACATCTGAACTACGGCGGCCGCGGTAATAAAAATCGTAAGGATGACGCCGAGTTTCAGTTGACCCGCCAGGTCATGGATAGCTTGTTCGCAAAGTCTTTAAGTTGGGAGCAACAGGGGGTGCGCCGGGAAGTAGTCACCGGCAACAACGACGCCGATGCGGTTTATTTTCTGCATTGGGTCAAGCGCCACTTTCCCGAGCAAGCAGCGCATATTCAGGCCAAACTTCAGCAATGGGGCGGCAATGCCTCCGGCGTCAATGTCGCCAATATCGACAACCTGGGCAATGTCCACCCCGACACGTTTTGGTGGCATTACGGTTTGGGCAATGTGCGCAAACGGCCTTTCTCTGAAATTTGGCCTGACATCAGCGATCCGCTTATGGCCGGGTTGAAAGCTTCGCCCCGTCCGTTACAAGGCCGTTGCGGTGATTGCGATTATCAAAGTATTTGTAATGGCAATACTCGCGTGAGAGCCCAGCAAATGACGGGCGATTTTTGGGCCGAGGATCCGGGTTGTTATCTGCTGGACGAGGAGATCTTTGCTTAA
- a CDS encoding anhydro-N-acetylmuramic acid kinase yields the protein MPELYIGLMSGTSIDGIDAGLVDFADGKIKLLAFYYQPFSADLRQRIQNLSQPNQPVLLTDYGSLDSQIGHLFGTAALTLLSNADVQANEIKAIGSHGQTVYHAPETANGFSLQIGDPNRIAQVTGITTVADFRRRDIAVSGQGAPLVPAFHQAVFADTNQARTVVNIGGIANITALNDRPVSGFDTGPGNGLMDWWCQQHCQKNYDSNGDWAAQGLPHAALLDALKDDDYFRLAPPKSTGKEYFSPAWLKHKLSLFPSLKAEDIQATLCQFSADTIADAVRQYAPDTMQTLVCGGGAHNGQLMTLLRKRLDMPVISTAELGIDPDHVEAIAFAWLARQTMNNLPGNLCSVTGASAPVVLGGIYPGKNGLS from the coding sequence GTGCCCGAGCTTTATATAGGCTTAATGTCAGGAACCAGCATTGACGGGATCGATGCTGGTTTGGTTGATTTTGCCGATGGCAAAATAAAGCTCCTCGCTTTCTATTACCAGCCGTTTTCCGCCGATCTCAGACAAAGAATCCAGAACCTAAGCCAACCCAACCAGCCCGTTTTGCTCACAGATTACGGCTCACTGGATAGCCAGATCGGCCACCTGTTTGGTACCGCCGCACTGACTTTACTCAGTAACGCCGATGTCCAGGCGAACGAGATCAAGGCTATCGGCAGTCACGGACAAACGGTTTATCACGCTCCGGAGACAGCCAATGGCTTCTCCCTACAAATCGGCGACCCGAACCGCATCGCCCAAGTTACCGGCATCACTACCGTAGCCGACTTTCGCCGCCGCGACATCGCTGTCAGTGGCCAAGGGGCTCCGCTGGTGCCGGCATTTCATCAAGCCGTTTTTGCTGACACTAACCAAGCCAGAACGGTGGTCAATATTGGCGGCATCGCCAACATAACAGCATTAAACGATAGACCGGTGAGTGGCTTCGATACGGGCCCCGGGAACGGCCTGATGGACTGGTGGTGCCAGCAACATTGTCAGAAAAATTATGACAGTAACGGCGACTGGGCAGCCCAAGGCCTCCCCCACGCGGCTTTGCTTGATGCGTTAAAAGACGACGACTACTTCCGGCTAGCGCCGCCGAAAAGTACCGGCAAAGAATATTTTTCACCGGCCTGGTTAAAACACAAGCTCAGCTTATTTCCCAGCCTCAAGGCCGAAGACATTCAAGCGACACTCTGCCAGTTCAGCGCCGACACTATCGCCGACGCCGTTCGCCAATATGCCCCCGATACGATGCAAACCTTAGTCTGTGGCGGCGGCGCACATAACGGTCAATTGATGACTCTTTTACGGAAACGCCTGGATATGCCGGTAATTTCCACAGCGGAACTGGGAATCGATCCCGATCATGTCGAAGCGATAGCGTTTGCCTGGCTGGCACGACAAACTATGAATAATTTGCCGGGAAATTTATGTAGCGTCACGGGCGCAAGCGCGCCCGTGGTTTTAGGTGGGATTTATCCGGGTAAAAACGGCTTAAGCTGA
- the tyrS gene encoding tyrosine--tRNA ligase encodes MQETLAQLRYGAEEILLESDLLKKLEENRPLTIKAGFDPTAPDLHLGHTVLINKLKQFQDAGHNVQFLIGDFTAMIGDPTGKNVTRKPLSREEVVENAKTYQAQVFKILDPNKTEVKFNSAWMGAMTSAELIQLAARNTVARMLERDDFSKRYKGGQPIAIHEFLYPLIQGYDSVVMKADVELGGTDQKFNLLMGRQLQEGYGQKPQVVLTMPILEGLDGVQKMSKSLNNYIGIADVPDDMFGKIMSISDELMWRYFKLLSFKPMVEIENWRAACAGGENPRNYKVALAQEVVTRFHGLQAAKTALESFEARFQRGVLPDNIEEVQIKGGDQGMPIANLLKAAGLVESTSEALRLIKQGAVKIDGEKLEDPKAIISAPTKHVYQVGKRKFARIEISA; translated from the coding sequence TTGCAAGAAACCTTGGCTCAGCTGCGCTATGGTGCAGAAGAAATTTTGCTGGAATCGGATTTGCTCAAAAAGCTGGAGGAAAATCGGCCTTTAACAATTAAGGCCGGCTTTGATCCGACGGCGCCCGATTTGCATCTGGGGCATACAGTGCTCATTAATAAGCTCAAGCAATTTCAGGATGCCGGCCATAACGTGCAATTTTTGATCGGTGATTTCACGGCAATGATAGGCGACCCGACCGGCAAAAACGTCACACGTAAGCCGTTGAGCCGTGAAGAAGTAGTGGAAAACGCGAAAACCTATCAGGCGCAGGTGTTTAAGATCCTCGATCCCAATAAAACCGAAGTGAAGTTCAATTCGGCATGGATGGGTGCGATGACAAGTGCGGAGCTGATTCAGTTGGCCGCAAGAAATACCGTGGCGAGAATGCTGGAGCGCGATGATTTCAGTAAGCGTTATAAAGGCGGACAGCCTATTGCGATTCACGAATTTCTATACCCATTAATACAAGGGTATGACTCGGTGGTCATGAAAGCCGATGTCGAACTGGGTGGTACCGACCAAAAATTTAATCTATTGATGGGCAGGCAGTTGCAGGAAGGCTACGGCCAAAAACCGCAAGTCGTGTTGACTATGCCGATCTTGGAGGGGCTTGATGGCGTGCAGAAAATGTCCAAGTCGCTAAATAACTATATAGGTATCGCCGATGTACCTGATGATATGTTCGGCAAAATAATGTCCATTTCCGATGAGCTGATGTGGCGGTATTTCAAGTTATTGAGCTTTAAACCAATGGTAGAGATTGAGAATTGGCGCGCTGCATGCGCGGGTGGTGAAAATCCAAGAAATTACAAGGTCGCTCTAGCTCAGGAGGTTGTTACTAGGTTTCATGGGCTTCAAGCTGCAAAAACGGCGCTGGAAAGTTTTGAAGCGCGGTTTCAGCGAGGTGTACTGCCGGATAATATTGAGGAAGTCCAAATTAAGGGCGGCGACCAGGGGATGCCAATTGCTAATCTACTAAAAGCTGCCGGGTTGGTGGAAAGTACTTCTGAGGCGTTGCGTCTGATTAAACAAGGCGCGGTAAAAATTGATGGTGAAAAATTGGAAGATCCCAAAGCCATTATTTCGGCGCCAACCAAGCATGTTTATCAAGTAGGTAAAAGAAAATTTGCTCGGATCGAAATAAGTGCTTGA
- a CDS encoding peptidoglycan DD-metalloendopeptidase family protein, which yields MKNRILKSVLLGTCTVVAASASYGLIPHKGFEDTKTLEQDRLISSKINQYTKYVKPPEVQHLDITEELEHTVKSGENLSSIFSALNLSREDLHKIIHANAAGKQFADVEPGQDVVATLNASGELEQLTYSKNPFETLIATRHDDEFDVELLSKKVDYQIASNKGTIDSSLFEDGKEAGLSEKLILKLADIFAWDIDFALSLRDGDQFTVVYEKLFVDGKEFDTGEILSVEFVNQGKTYTAVRYEDNQGNSGYYTPDGNGLRKAFLQTPMDFAKISSHFDLHRKHPILNTIRAHKGVDYSAAIGTPVKTTGDGKIVFRGVKNGYGNVVEIEHGQKYSTLYAHLSGFKSGQKLGSAIKQGDVIGYVGKTGLATGPHLHYEFRIDGQHVNPVTAKIPRSMPMDNAILAKFRAQTQPYMAQLKQAKGDAVVAQN from the coding sequence GTGAAGAACAGAATACTCAAATCGGTGCTACTAGGCACCTGCACCGTTGTTGCCGCCAGCGCAAGTTACGGATTGATACCGCATAAAGGTTTTGAAGATACAAAGACTTTGGAGCAAGACAGATTAATCTCATCCAAGATCAACCAATACACCAAATACGTAAAGCCACCTGAAGTCCAACACCTGGACATCACCGAAGAATTGGAACACACCGTCAAATCCGGTGAAAACCTTTCCAGCATTTTTTCAGCGTTAAATCTTAGCCGAGAAGATTTACACAAAATCATCCACGCCAACGCGGCCGGCAAACAGTTTGCCGATGTGGAACCTGGTCAGGACGTTGTTGCCACCCTCAATGCATCCGGCGAACTGGAACAGCTGACTTACAGCAAAAACCCTTTCGAAACGCTGATCGCCACCCGACATGACGACGAATTTGACGTAGAATTGCTCAGCAAAAAAGTCGACTACCAAATAGCCAGCAATAAAGGCACGATTGATTCTTCACTATTCGAAGACGGCAAAGAAGCAGGCCTGTCCGAAAAACTAATCCTCAAACTGGCAGATATTTTTGCCTGGGACATTGATTTTGCACTTAGCTTAAGAGATGGCGATCAATTTACTGTTGTCTATGAAAAACTTTTTGTAGACGGGAAAGAATTCGACACCGGCGAAATTCTCTCGGTTGAATTCGTCAACCAAGGCAAAACCTACACTGCCGTGCGTTATGAAGACAACCAAGGCAACTCTGGCTATTACACCCCGGACGGCAATGGTTTGCGTAAAGCCTTCCTGCAAACCCCAATGGACTTTGCCAAAATCAGCTCGCATTTTGATCTGCATCGCAAACATCCAATTCTGAATACCATCCGTGCCCACAAAGGCGTCGACTATTCGGCGGCAATTGGTACGCCCGTTAAAACCACTGGCGACGGTAAAATTGTATTCCGCGGTGTAAAAAACGGCTATGGCAATGTCGTGGAAATTGAACACGGTCAAAAATACTCGACTTTGTACGCGCACTTGTCAGGTTTCAAATCCGGCCAAAAACTCGGCAGCGCTATTAAACAAGGCGATGTAATCGGTTACGTTGGCAAAACCGGTTTGGCGACCGGTCCGCATTTGCATTATGAATTCCGCATCGACGGGCAGCATGTCAACCCGGTTACCGCCAAAATACCGCGCTCAATGCCTATGGACAATGCCATACTAGCCAAATTCAGAGCACAAACCCAGCCTTACATGGCACAACTCAAACAAGCGAAAGGCGACGCGGTAGTCGCGCAAAACTAA